DNA sequence from the Streptomyces cinnabarinus genome:
GCGCCTGGAACGAGTACGTCGGTCCGAACGCCTCGCTCTTCGACGACGGCAAGGACGCCGAACTCGCCGCGGCGGGCGTGTATTCGGCCTCTCAGTACGGCGGAATCGGTTATCTGAACACCGACTGGGCGTATCACTACTTCCGCGGTTCGATGCCGGCCGGCCGTATCAACATCGGACTCCCCTACTACACCAGGGGATTCAAGAACGTCACCGGCGGGACCGACGGACTGTGGGGCAAGGCCGCCGCCACGAACTGTCCGGCCGGGTCCGGGCTGACCAAGTGCGGTGACGGCGCCACCGGTATCGACAACCTCTGGCACGACCTCGACACCAACGGCAAGGAGTCGCCCGCGGGTTCGAACCCGATGTGGCACGCCAAGAACCTGGAGAAGGGCGTCGTCGGGGACTACGTGACGAAGTACGGCTTCCCGGCCGACACCCGGCTGACCGGCAGCTACGCCCGCAAGTACGACTCCACGCTGGTCGCGCCGTGGCTGTGGAACGCCGAGAAGAAGGTCTTCCTGTCCACCGAGGACGAGCAGTCGGTGAACGCCAAGGCCGACTACGTGGTGCGCAACGGCATCGGTGGCACGATGGTGTGGGAGCTGGCCGGTGACTACGGCTGGAACGCGACGAAGGGGCAGTACGAGCCGGGCTCGACGCTGACCTCCGCGATGTACGAGAAGTTCAAGTCCGCCTCCCCGTACGGCGCGACGGTCTCGAACAAGGCGCTGCCCACGAAGGCCGTCGACATCGGCGTGGAGTTCGGCGAGTTCAAGCTCGGTGACTCCAACTACCCGATCACGCCGAAGGTGAAGATCACCAACAACACCAAGTCGGCCCTGCCGGGCGGTACAGAGTTCCAGTTCGACTACTCGACCGCCGCTCCGGCCAATGCCTCGGACCAGTCGGGCTTCGGCGCCAAGGTGATCAGCAGCGACCACACCGGTTCCAACGTGGGCGGGCTGAAGGGTGACTTCCACCGGGTCTCGCTGAAGCTGCCGAGCTGGCAGTCGCTGGCGCCGGGCGCGTCGGTGGAGCTGTCGTTCAACTACTACCTGCCGGTGTCCACGCCGTGGAACTGGACGGTGAACATCGGCGGCACGACGTACTCGCTGGCCGGGAACCTGGGTCGCGGGACGACGCTGGTGGAGCCGGGATCGGGAACCACCCCCACCCCGGACCCGACCGACCCGACCCCGACGCCCGGTGCCTGCACGGCGCCCGCGTGGAACTCCACGACGGAGTACGGCGGCGGTACTCAGGTCTCCCACAAGGGGCACTCGTGGAAGGCCAAGTGGTGGACGAAGGGCGAGGAGCCCGGAACCACCGGTGAATGGGGGGTGTGGCAGGACCTCGGCGCCTGCTGACCCCGCGCTAGAACCGGCCCGGCGGCGGTGACGACGGCC
Encoded proteins:
- a CDS encoding chitinase C-terminal domain-containing protein, whose product is MLSRNRARTSLLAGAAAIAGLLLAGLPATVSHAADQESCRPDGLYKTPGVDVPYCSVYDAEGREKMGADHQRRVIGYFTGWRTGKDGTPAYLAPDIPWDKVTHLNYAFAHIDGSNKLSVGADGATNAATGMTWPGVSGAEMDPGFSYKGHFNLLNKFKKQHPNVKTLISVGGWAETGGYFDANGTRVNSGGFYSMATNADGSVNQAGIDTFATSAVDFIRKYGFNGVDIDYEYPTTMKDAGNPLDWSFANARRAGLVKGYAALMKTLREKLDRAGAADGKHYLLSVAAPSSGYLLRGMETFQVQKYLDYVNIMSYDLHGAWNEYVGPNASLFDDGKDAELAAAGVYSASQYGGIGYLNTDWAYHYFRGSMPAGRINIGLPYYTRGFKNVTGGTDGLWGKAAATNCPAGSGLTKCGDGATGIDNLWHDLDTNGKESPAGSNPMWHAKNLEKGVVGDYVTKYGFPADTRLTGSYARKYDSTLVAPWLWNAEKKVFLSTEDEQSVNAKADYVVRNGIGGTMVWELAGDYGWNATKGQYEPGSTLTSAMYEKFKSASPYGATVSNKALPTKAVDIGVEFGEFKLGDSNYPITPKVKITNNTKSALPGGTEFQFDYSTAAPANASDQSGFGAKVISSDHTGSNVGGLKGDFHRVSLKLPSWQSLAPGASVELSFNYYLPVSTPWNWTVNIGGTTYSLAGNLGRGTTLVEPGSGTTPTPDPTDPTPTPGACTAPAWNSTTEYGGGTQVSHKGHSWKAKWWTKGEEPGTTGEWGVWQDLGAC